In Gigantopelta aegis isolate Gae_Host chromosome 2, Gae_host_genome, whole genome shotgun sequence, the sequence TTCACCTCGACTGATCGCTAGATATAGCTGTCAGGTATTACGAACTGTTCAGTTCAGTTGATCGCTAGATAGAGCTGTCGGGTGTTACGAAGTGCTCACTTCAACTGATAGTTATATAGAGCTGTGAGGTGTTACGAAGTGTTCACTTCAACTGATCGCTAGATAGAGCTGCCGGGTATTACGATGTGTTCACTTCAACTGATAGTTAGATAGAGCTGTCGGGTGTTACGGAGTGTTCACTTCAACTGATCGCTAGATAGAGCTGTCGGGTGTTACGGAGTGTTAACTTCAACTGATCGCTAGATAGAGCTGTCGGGTGTTGCGAAGTGTTCACTTCAACTAACAGCTAGATAGAGCTGCCGGGTATTACGATGTGGTCACTTCAACTGATAGTTAGATAGAACTGTCGGGTGTTGCGATGTGTTCACTTCAACTGATAGTTAGATAGAGCTGTCGGGTGTTGCGATGTGTTCACTTCAACTGATAGTTAGATAGAGCTGTCGGGTGTTACGGGGTGTTCACTTCAACTGATAGCTAGATAAGACTGTCAGGTGTTACGAAGTTTTCACCTCGACTGATCGCTAGATATAGCTGTCAGGTATTACGAACTGTTCACTTCAGTTGATCGCTAGATAGAGCTGTCGGGTGTTACGAAGTGTTCACTTCAACTGATTGCTAGATAGAGCTGCCGGGTATTACGAAGTGCTCACTTCAACTGATAGTTATATAGAGCTGTGAGGTGTTACGAAGTGTTCACTTCAACTGATCGCTAGATAGAGCTGCCGGGTATTACGATGTGTTCACTTCAACTGATAGTTAGATAGAGCTGTCGGGTGTTACGGAGTGTTCACTTCAACTGATCGCTAGATAGAGCTGTCGGGTGTTACGGAGTGTTAACTTCAACTGATCGCTAGATAGAGCTGTCGGGTGTTACGAAGTGTTCACTTCAACTAACAGCTAGATAGAGCTGCCGGGTATTACGATGTGGTCACTTCAACTGATAGTTAGATAGAACTGTCGGGTGTTGCGATGTGTTCACTTCAACTGATAGTTAGATAGAGCTGTCGGGTGTTGCGATGTGTTCACTTCAACTGATAGTTAGATAGAGCTGTCGGGTGTTGCGATGTGTTCACTTCAACTGATAGTTAGATAGAGCTGCCGGGTATTACGAAGTGTTCACTTCAACTGATAGCTAGATAGAGCTGCCGGGTATTACGATGTGTTCACTTCAACTGATAGTTAGATAGAGATGTCGGGTGTTACGGAGTGTTCACTTCAACTGATCGCTAGATAGAGCTGTCGGGTGTTACGTGGTGCTCACTTCAACTGATAGTTATATAGAGCTGTGAGGTGTTACGAAGTGTTCACTTCAACTGATCGCTAGATAGAACTGCCGGGTATTACGATGTGTTCACTTCAACTGATAGTTAGATAGAGCTGTCGGGTGTTACGGAGTGTTCACTTCAACTAACAGCTAGATAGAGCTGCCGGGTATTACGATGTGGTCACTTCAACTGATATTTAGATAGAACTGTCGGGTGTTGCGATGTGTTCACTTCAACTGGTAGTTAGATAGAGCTGTCGGGTGTTGAGATGTGTTCACTTCAACTGGTAGTTAGATAGAGCTGTCGGGTGTTGCGATGTGTTCACTTCAACTGAAAGATAGATAGAGCTGTCGGGTGTTACGGAGTGTTCACTTCaactgatagatagatagagctGCCGGGTGTTACGGAGTGTTCACTTCaactgatagatagatagagctGTCGGGTGTTACGGAGTGTTCACTTCAACTGATCGCTAGATAGAGCTGTCGGGTGTTACGAAGTGTTCACTTCAACTGACAGCTAGATATAGCTGCCGAGTATTACGATGTGGTCACTTCAACCAGTAGTTAGATAGAGCTGTCGGGTGTTGCGATGTGTTCACTTCAACTGATAGTTAGATAGAGCTGTCGGGTTTTGCGATGTGTTCACTTCAGCTGATAGTTAGATAGAGCTGTCGGGTTTTGCGATGTGTTCACTTCAACTGATAGTTAGATAGAGCTGTCGGGTTTTGCAATGTGTTCACTTCAACTGATAGTTAGATAGAGCTGTCGGGTTTTGCGATGTGTTCACTTCAACTGATAGTTAGATAGAGCTGTCGGGTTTTGCGATGTGTTCACTTCAGCTGATAGTTAGATAGAGCTGTCGGGTGTTGCGATGTGTTCACTTCAACTGATAGTTAGATAGAGCTGCCGGGTGTTACGGAGTGTTCACTTCAACTGATAGTTAGATAGAGCTGTCGGGTTTTGCGATGTGTTCACTTCAGCTGATAGTTAGATAGAGCTGTCGGGTTTTGCGATGTGTTCACTTCATCTGATAGTTAGATAGAGCTGTCGGGTTTTGCGATGTGTTCACTTCAGCTGATAGTTAGATAGAGCTGTCGGGTGTTGCGATGTGTTCATTTCAACTGATAGTTAGATAGAGCTGTCGGGTGTTGCGATGTGTTCACTTCAACTGATTTCAATATTTCttaaacaacactcagacacattacaatgtgtaacaagaggacattttcaaatacataattaacatacatgacaagaacaggcgtcaacatagaagtatctataattaacaaaacacaagatatgcaaacaaaatagctaaaatatgcggagaaacgtcagttcacaagacaagataatcttttaataaatatagctaggttttttaatagtggtgcattacataatgacagcatacctttcattttaaaaacgctaggattaattctataatattgttttatatattttcttctaatatttacaatattataatttttacaattaaataaataatggtattcatctccaatatcgttattacaaagtttgcatattctattttctctagGAACGTTAAACCATCTGcctgtttcgattggtaatcttaaatttgacgtacGCAATTTAGTTATTCAACATCTATTTTGGTATGATAATCTCGACAAATAGGTTTcgaaataaaattctgttttaaataatgtataaaattgacccctagaagagtttgtaatTTCCGAAAACCACTGTTGTATAAATTGATCAcagaggttttgttttaattcttgtttatacgatttgaaatcattattttgattggtaTAGATGTACCCCATTCCCGAGTTatcgaaaatactttttatgaatttcaaccatttaaattgatttccttcaccactgtttaaagagaacattaatttatataaaatactactaagtTTATTTTCGTCTTTAACCAGTTTACTCCAAAATGACACCATTCGTAACTTTACTTGTATTTCTAAAGGGAACCTTCCTAATTCTCCATATACCATAAAATTTGGggtacttttttttaccttttacaTTTTCATAACCCCAAATTTCTGATCCATATAATAAAATCGGTTCAACCATTGAAtcaaaaagttttaattgtaTATGAACTGGTGTGCTATTATTCCGTATGTTTTCGTATATGGCAAAAAGTGCTTTTTGCGATGTGTTCACTTCAATTGATTACCCCAAATTCCGACTGTCGTCCTGTAaggattctccaataaaaataatatttgtaatatttgtaatagtaaactaaattagttaaaatttgaccaatcaagattataagaagctaTATCTCCTGCATAATAAATAACTTTGGTTGAAAGCCTCCAGTATTCAGCTTTAAGATTGCACCTTCAAAATATCAGGAATTCTCCCCAAGAGCTGATATTAATATCGCTACGATATCTTTCGCTGTTTGGTTGCCAGTTCTTCCTTTTAAAACACCCTTGAAGACTCGGGTTCCTATTTGTTGTGTGATCcacttaaaacatttctttaatcTGCTCCTGTGTGCCATGCTTGGTTTCGACAGACATGCATTAATTCATTAAACGAAACTGTTAACTTCAGGGTTGGATCTGTTGTTACTATAACGATATCTTCGAGAACATGTTAACTATGTCGTTATACGTAACGACGGTTTCGGGATCATACACTCAGGTCATCAATGCCAtatcatccaatgaaaaaaagatcccacacgatcgaaatcgattataCTGTGACCTATAGTTAACCTTATAATGATTAATCTCCGAGTTAAGCGCTAGGGCggtaaatagttttttttagtcggaaaagacatttaaatttgtttaatacctGTTGtttaaggatatgtaagaaacagaatactacattcgtgtcaattagataccatttatcgttgtttaaaaacgtattcaaGTCACTTTCACTTTTTAACCTATAGTAATAAAGTAAGGAAAACAATCAGCAATTCGATTTTATGCAACTTTTtgatttcataaaaaaaaaacaaaaaaaaccacaaccaCATTCTGCATAGCCCCCAAACTAATGATGACGGGATTACTCAGAACATTTTGACAGGaaaacaacattatattttttgtcCATAGATGGGTACTTATGTACAAAGTACTCGGTAATTACTTTTTTCTGCTAGACAGCGGTTTACAAAACTAGGATACCCGAACTTTTTGACGAACGGTatgccggtgtaaacggaatgcaaatccgtaggaacagttgtctgcccggacttaatctcctaggaatgcatgtcctaggtctaatatacctaggaatgcaagtcctaggacttacgttccttaggaatactggtctgactgccaggatatcaagtccggacaatcaaaatttaagtccggtagaagaaatttaagtccggtaggaatacaagtcctaggataaaaacaacttaaaaataaaccatgtatgaaagtccgggtaggactgtggttcctaagctatggaagtccgataggactactgttcctaggaaCCGAGGTCCTACGGACATGCGTTCCTTTCACACCGGCTAAAAGTTTATTGGTATGAGGTTCGGTCAAAGTAGGAGacccaggacaacatgcttgaaaCTGTCTACAGAATTGGGAGAGGGCTGTATCTCCCGCTGTCATCCCTTCGTCCGATGCATATATTCAGTAGTATTTTCTCAAGACAGCTATATATTACGAAATCATCTTATTTCTTTACAGCTAGTTCGGCTTCATGCTTCAGTCGCAATGGCAGTATCTTTACGGCCGAGTCTTGTCCCACAGACCTTTTCACAGCCTATTTCAGTGAGTCCGGATTCTCTGATCTCCACGCCATTACATCGGTTGACAAGAATTTTCACAGTCTGTACGTGTTCAGGAATAACGTCGCCTATCAGCTCCTGTACGACGAGAGCGGCACCAGGTACCTGTTGAACAGCAGTCTGCCTATAACGGACTCTGACAGTCCGTGGGCGGAGGCTCCCGACGGACTCTCTGCCGTGTGCTATTTCCAAAACGACTATTACTTTATGTTCGAGGCACACAAGTGGTATGTCTACTTCTCTAGCCCAACTAAGCGGATTTCCCAAATTGCCTATGTTTGTAATTAGCTGTAAGTGCCGTTATATATGTTCAGGAGGTAGAGCCTTCGCAGAGtgtttgactggtaccatcgtgtTTTATCATAGAGAATTCATTTAACGTtagacgtaaaaaaaaatgccagTCTTCTATATATGATTCTGattttataacaatatattcatcgACTACATCTACGATCATGATGTACGTTTTCACTCCGTTTCGGGTGTTTTGCATTACGATGACTGCCACCTTCAGAGACGACGTATCCTTCCTACTGTTAGGTTGATTAAAGGTAATCCCAAGGTATTCAACTATCGCTGTTGGAACATTTGtacaattttgaaacaaaacaacaaggaAATAAAAATGTCTACTAACGTTTTATTGGGTAAATTGAGATAACAAGTGATATATTATATTCGGTATTTCGGGTAGCCTATGGCCATTTAACATTTGTATCTCAAATATTCCAGTACTAAACATACATGCATGACacattaatcatatatatatatatatatatatatatatatatagtgacggaacatgctcttaattttcttttcgcctgtggcgatattaattgttttagagggccgtgtgcagtctcaaTATGCTTAAGCCCGGGTGGGCACTTTGTttcgtaatacctccgcgcgaccgtggtcgagctgtgtctaatacacacccagcccagtggcggaggccatgtggccaatAGTTACgcaatacctccgcgagtgcggtttttacgacggtgattttggcgactaggcgtcagcaagtctgtccatctaaggaaaattgtcgtcttggtcgctgtggaaatatcacttgtaggtattcggtgccgcgatgtacccccaggcgatactgggatCTTATAATAATAGCTAgagttttagagatatcagggagaaacaaaaggaaggctccaggggatcgttgtccgtccggactggtaaatattatttctgctctgttgtataatcttgatgtgattgatgtgactttaaatattttaatactgtattataccaataatatttagacggtgctgccggtaatctgacgcagtaaactgtaggctcactgttctaatatataaagcttaaccagtcatcctagaggacctaggtaaattgtaggttattgtctttattgtgataggtactagtattaattctgtattgcaaggttactgaatgaatagttaagggttaattaaaaattaaccagttaggaatagaattgtaattcctttattaattaagttcccctggaagcgtttctcaattatcacacgtgtgggtgttgtgtcacggtgaagtgattagaatattgtgtaaactagacacctagtgattaactaattaagtgattagttctgggttgttaatattttgttgttgttaatcaactactgcggcagtacatttgtcagcatagtattaatacagattccaaagtgtattatgttttgttgtgttttctagtgaactaaacgtgctatattatatatactttatatatagatcttatctctgttcatacctagacgagccactcgggttttaaactgcccgatacagagagatctaatagatatacagttaggagagatatttggataatcgtgtttcattcagttacgggtattataggatccccgtgacatatatatatatatatatatatatatatatatatatatatatatatatatatatacacacacacacttcaattaaacaaaaacttaagtgattataactaatattttatgctgatATTAGTTGTATTTGCTAGTATTTGCATGAAAATGCattaatgaacattttaaaacttatgtactaattttataaatgtgtattataatgATGTTGTAAATGTTACACTCCTGACATGAAAACATGGAGTAGGAATAATTGTTTTTGCTGATAGTCCTCCATCTCAGGCTACTATACTCAAGTGAAATGGAGAAACTTTTCAAAGATCAGACAACACACTGGGCAAGAATACCCAAACGAAGGATGCATTGTACACTCCTGATATTTGGTGGCACCTGACATTATTGGTGCATTTAACATGCAGAAATCTACACACAAACATTATGTGCTCATGGACTTTTAAAACAATCAGTTTGACTTTGGAAAACATaacgtttttttaaatgacataaaatCTTAAGATtttatttacccatttttgagcGAGTAGTGGGCAGGTTGTCGATTTTGAAACTtcaa encodes:
- the LOC121388017 gene encoding uncharacterized protein LOC121388017, which produces MGIKATAPSRISPDVGTRTCMELFKPTATVTFNDIQEMFMMSYSTLRRMRYTELEDRYTFEIFWIGSVSAVFPGFLTNVDAATECYGNYTVLFFASSASCFSRNGSIFTAESCPTDLFTAYFSESGFSDLHAITSVDKNFHSLYVFRNNVAYQLLYDESGTRYLLNSSLPITDSDSPWAEAPDGLSAVCYFQNDYYFMFEAHKWYVYFSSPTKRISQIAYVCN